From one Botrytis cinerea B05.10 chromosome 7, complete sequence genomic stretch:
- the Bcnip7 gene encoding Bcnip7, translated as MRPLTEPETQTLFAKLAGYTGNSLKNLIAPLDNTPNADRYVFRVQQSRCYYVRLSLANLATSISRDKLLSLGICLGKFTKSGKFRIHITALPILAEHARYKVWVKANGEMPFLYGGHIVKAHVGRWSEDCPEHQGVVVYSMNDTPLGFGVTARSTQEARRLDPTGIVCFRQADAGEYLRDEDTLFATS; from the exons ATGCGTCCTCTCACCGAACCAGAAACTCAAACTCTCTTCGCCAAGTTGGCAGGCTATACGGGAAACTCATTGAAGAATCTGATCGCGCCGTTGGACAACACCCCAAATGCTGATCGATATGTCTTCCGAGTCCAACAATCAAGATGTTATTATGTACGATTATCGCTCGCAAACCTTGCGACTTCTATCTCTAGAGACAAGTTGTTGTCATTAGGAATCTGTCTTG GAAAATTCACAAAATCAGGCAAATTCCGCATTCACATCACCGCACTCCCTATCCTCGCCGAACACGCCCGCTACAAGGTCTGGGTCAAAGCCAATGGAGAAATGCCATTCCTCTACGGCGGTCACATTGTGAAAGCGCATGTTGGAAGATGGTCGGAAGATTGTCCCGAGCATCAGGGTGTTGTTGTTTACAGTATGAACGATACACcattggggtttggggttaCGGCGAGAAGCACACAGGAGGCTAGAAGATTGGATCCTACCGGTATTGTTTGTTTCAGACAAGCGGATGCTGGAGAGTATTTGAGAGATGAGGATACGCTTTTTGCGACTTCTTAG